The following are from one region of the Candidatus Krumholzibacteriia bacterium genome:
- a CDS encoding GPP34 family phosphoprotein, with protein sequence MAGRYRGNHLALHEEIVLLALEDRKGTFQWSMPSPVLGGAIFADLLVNERVEIPDTDEKDPLIDVVDDEPLGNPVLDEALERVATAKRRARLTHWVSRFGNKRGVPHEIARELCRRGILREDEQSVLFFFRRRVFPEVNPVPERRLKARLEKAIFGEGTVDENTAVLIALANTADVLKHAFESQRLKRRKKRVERITEDQPVGKAAKQLVDAAVVALLTTVTTTSIVTSS encoded by the coding sequence GTGGCCGGTCGCTACCGTGGCAACCATCTCGCCCTGCACGAGGAGATCGTGCTCCTCGCCCTCGAAGATCGCAAGGGCACGTTCCAGTGGTCCATGCCCTCACCCGTGCTCGGCGGGGCGATCTTCGCCGACCTGCTCGTGAACGAGCGGGTCGAGATCCCCGACACCGACGAGAAGGATCCCCTGATCGACGTGGTCGACGACGAGCCGCTGGGCAATCCCGTGCTCGACGAGGCCCTCGAGCGCGTGGCCACCGCGAAACGGCGTGCCCGGCTCACGCACTGGGTCTCGCGTTTCGGCAACAAGCGGGGGGTTCCGCACGAGATCGCGCGTGAGCTGTGCCGGCGCGGGATCCTGCGCGAGGACGAGCAGTCCGTACTGTTCTTCTTCCGGCGTAGGGTGTTCCCCGAGGTGAATCCGGTGCCCGAACGCCGATTGAAGGCCCGGCTGGAGAAGGCCATCTTCGGGGAAGGAACCGTGGACGAGAACACGGCGGTGCTGATCGCCCTGGCGAACACGGCCGACGTCCTGAAACACGCCTTCGAGTCGCAGCGGCTGAAGCGGCGCAAGAAGCGCGTCGAGCGGATCACCGAGGACCAGCCCGTCGGGAAGGCGGCCAAGCAAC